From Acidipropionibacterium acidipropionici, one genomic window encodes:
- a CDS encoding ABC transporter substrate-binding protein produces the protein MNKLTRTIPSCLVLAALALTGCTNASQEEGGAAGGSASAASGTDSNEAIIAAIKTDDSIAAMVPDSIAKTGTLRNGAAANYAPAEFVDNDGSTVIGYDVDYLSAVAKLMGLKLTTANADFPSLIPAIGSKYDLSASSFTVTAEREKQVTMVSYFKAGFGMAVQKGNPKKVTKDSLCGFKVAVQTGTAQETAAQDKSKKCTAAGKKAIDVVSYKSQADAATNVAGGKADVAFADSMIINYAIQQSHDKLEALGGMTDAALFGVVTAKNDDGLSKAVQAATQKLIDDGTMKKLLANWGNEDGMIPTSEINPSVK, from the coding sequence ATGAACAAGCTCACGCGCACCATCCCCTCCTGCCTGGTCCTCGCCGCCCTGGCCCTGACCGGCTGCACCAATGCCTCCCAGGAGGAGGGCGGCGCGGCTGGCGGCTCCGCCTCGGCGGCCTCCGGGACCGACTCGAACGAGGCGATCATCGCCGCCATCAAGACCGATGACTCGATCGCCGCGATGGTGCCCGATTCGATCGCCAAGACCGGGACGCTGCGCAACGGTGCGGCCGCGAACTACGCCCCCGCGGAATTCGTCGACAACGACGGCTCCACCGTGATCGGCTACGACGTCGACTACCTCAGCGCCGTCGCCAAGCTGATGGGCCTCAAACTCACCACCGCCAACGCGGACTTCCCCTCCCTCATTCCGGCCATCGGCAGCAAGTACGACCTGTCGGCCTCCTCCTTCACCGTCACCGCCGAGCGCGAGAAGCAGGTGACCATGGTGAGCTACTTCAAGGCCGGTTTCGGGATGGCCGTCCAGAAGGGCAATCCCAAGAAGGTCACCAAGGACTCGCTGTGCGGCTTCAAGGTCGCCGTCCAGACGGGCACCGCCCAGGAGACCGCGGCCCAGGACAAGTCGAAGAAGTGCACCGCCGCTGGCAAGAAGGCCATCGACGTCGTCTCCTACAAGTCGCAGGCCGACGCCGCCACCAATGTCGCCGGCGGCAAGGCCGACGTCGCCTTCGCCGACTCGATGATCATCAACTACGCCATCCAGCAGTCCCACGACAAGCTCGAGGCCCTGGGCGGGATGACCGACGCCGCCCTCTTCGGCGTGGTGACCGCCAAGAACGACGACGGGCTGTCGAAGGCCGTCCAGGCCGCCACCCAGAAGCTCATCGACGACGGCACCATGAAGAAGCTGCTGGCCAACTGGGGCAATGAGGACGGCATGATCCCCACCTCCGAGATCAATCCGTCCGTCAAGTGA
- a CDS encoding ABC transporter substrate-binding protein: MNLRSTTRTLAAISLASALALSGCTDASQSSSSGASGSASAASNDALISSLKTDDSIAALVPQDLKSKGTLTIGSDASYAPAEYVDADGTTVVGYDVDYAEAMAKLMGVKVKFVNATFDSLIPAVGTKYDMSISSFTITSEREKQVNLTSYFTAGMAKAVQKGNPKKVPADSLCGFKVAVETGTSEEEDANAQSKKCVADGKKAVDVLSYKAQTDATTNVAGGKADISYADSMIINYSIKQTGGKLEPIGDVTDAEPFGVATAKDDKGLSKAVQAATQKLIDDGTMKKILTTWGNQDGMIAKSEINPSVE; the protein is encoded by the coding sequence ATGAACCTACGGAGCACAACCCGCACCCTCGCGGCGATCTCGCTGGCCTCGGCCCTGGCCCTGTCCGGCTGCACCGACGCCTCCCAGTCCTCCTCGTCCGGCGCCTCGGGATCGGCCTCGGCCGCCTCCAACGACGCACTCATCAGCTCACTGAAGACTGACGACTCGATCGCCGCGCTGGTGCCGCAGGATCTGAAGAGCAAGGGCACCCTCACGATCGGCTCCGACGCCTCCTACGCCCCGGCCGAGTACGTGGACGCCGACGGGACGACCGTCGTCGGCTATGACGTCGACTACGCCGAGGCGATGGCCAAGCTGATGGGAGTCAAGGTGAAGTTCGTCAACGCCACCTTCGACAGCCTCATCCCCGCCGTCGGCACCAAGTACGACATGTCGATCTCCTCCTTCACCATCACCTCGGAGCGGGAGAAGCAGGTCAACCTCACCTCATACTTCACGGCCGGAATGGCCAAGGCCGTCCAGAAGGGCAATCCCAAGAAGGTGCCCGCCGACTCATTGTGCGGATTCAAGGTGGCCGTGGAGACCGGCACCTCCGAGGAGGAGGACGCCAATGCGCAGTCGAAGAAGTGCGTGGCCGACGGCAAGAAGGCCGTCGACGTGCTCTCGTACAAGGCCCAGACCGACGCCACCACCAATGTCGCCGGCGGCAAGGCCGACATCTCCTACGCCGACTCGATGATCATCAACTACTCGATCAAGCAGACCGGCGGCAAGCTCGAGCCGATCGGCGACGTCACCGACGCCGAGCCCTTCGGCGTCGCCACCGCCAAGGACGACAAGGGGTTGTCGAAGGCCGTTCAGGCCGCCACCCAAAAGCTCATCGACGACGGCACCATGAAGAAGATTCTCACCACCTGGGGCAACCAGGACGGCATGATTGCCAAGTCGGAGATCAACCCGTCCGTCGAGTAG
- the scpA gene encoding methylmalonyl-CoA mutase, with protein MSTLPRFDSINLGDAQPAADAQEQFAKLAAAAGEQEPWVTPEQIPVGHLYGEDVYQDMDWLNTYAGIPPFVHGPYATMYAFRPWTIRQYAGFSTAKESNAFYRANLAAGQKGLSVAFDLPTHRGYDSDNPRVPGDVGMAGVAVDSIKDMRELFAGIPLDQMSVSMTMNGAVLPILALYVVAAEEQGVKPEQLAGTIQNDILKEFMVRNTYIYPPQPSMRIIADIFAYTSANMPKWNSISISGYHMQEAGATADIEMAYTLADGVDYIRAGENVGLKVDQFAPRLSFFWAIGTNFFMEVAKMRAARMLWAKLVHQFGPKNPKSMSLRTHSQTSGWSLTAQDVYNNVVRTCVEAMAATQGHTQSLHTNSLDEAIALPTDFSARIARSTQQFLQQESGTTRVIDPWSGSAYVEKLTLELARKAWGHIQEVEAAGGMAKAIEKGIPKMRIEEAAARTQARLDSGRQALIGVNKYQLDEDEPLEVRKVDNSQVLAEQKAKLEALRAERDSAACAKALEDLTWAAANPDPTDPDRNLLKMCIDAGRAGASLGEMSDAMEKVFGRYTAQIHTISGVYSKAAGSSEATSKVQGMVKEFEEKEGRRPRILIAKMGQDGHDRGQKVVATAYADLGMDVDVGPLFQTPEETARQAVEGDVHVVGVSSLAAGHLTLVPELREELAKLGRSDIMIVVGGVIPTGDFQELRDDGAVAIYPPGTNIPEAAVDLMTKLLEHVED; from the coding sequence GTGAGCACCTTGCCCCGTTTCGATTCGATCAACCTGGGTGACGCGCAGCCTGCCGCCGACGCCCAGGAGCAGTTCGCCAAGCTGGCCGCCGCGGCCGGTGAGCAGGAGCCCTGGGTCACCCCGGAGCAGATCCCGGTCGGGCATCTGTACGGCGAGGACGTCTACCAGGACATGGACTGGCTGAACACCTATGCGGGGATCCCCCCGTTCGTGCACGGCCCGTACGCCACCATGTACGCCTTCCGTCCGTGGACCATCCGCCAGTACGCCGGATTCTCCACCGCCAAGGAGTCCAACGCCTTCTACCGCGCCAACCTGGCCGCCGGCCAGAAGGGCCTGTCGGTCGCCTTCGACCTGCCGACCCACCGCGGATACGACTCCGACAACCCGCGCGTCCCCGGTGACGTCGGCATGGCCGGTGTGGCCGTGGACTCCATCAAGGACATGCGCGAGCTGTTCGCGGGCATCCCGCTGGACCAGATGAGCGTGTCGATGACCATGAACGGCGCCGTGCTGCCGATCCTGGCCCTCTACGTGGTGGCCGCCGAGGAGCAGGGCGTCAAGCCCGAGCAGCTCGCCGGTACGATCCAGAACGACATCCTCAAGGAGTTCATGGTTCGTAACACCTACATCTACCCGCCGCAGCCCTCGATGCGGATCATCGCCGACATCTTCGCCTACACCAGCGCGAACATGCCGAAGTGGAACTCCATCTCGATCTCCGGCTACCACATGCAGGAGGCCGGCGCCACCGCCGACATCGAGATGGCCTACACCCTGGCCGACGGCGTCGACTACATCCGCGCCGGTGAGAACGTCGGCCTGAAGGTGGACCAGTTCGCACCGCGGCTGTCCTTCTTCTGGGCTATCGGGACGAACTTCTTCATGGAGGTCGCCAAGATGCGCGCGGCCCGCATGCTGTGGGCCAAGCTGGTGCACCAGTTCGGGCCGAAGAACCCGAAGTCCATGAGCCTGCGCACCCACTCGCAGACCTCGGGCTGGTCGCTGACCGCCCAGGACGTCTACAACAACGTGGTGCGCACCTGTGTGGAGGCCATGGCCGCCACCCAGGGCCACACCCAGTCCCTGCACACCAACTCGCTGGACGAGGCCATCGCCCTGCCGACCGACTTCTCGGCCCGCATCGCGCGCTCCACCCAGCAGTTCCTGCAGCAGGAGTCGGGCACCACCCGGGTCATCGACCCCTGGAGCGGCTCGGCCTACGTCGAGAAGCTCACCCTGGAGCTGGCCCGCAAAGCGTGGGGCCACATCCAGGAGGTCGAGGCCGCCGGCGGCATGGCCAAGGCCATCGAGAAGGGCATCCCGAAGATGCGCATCGAGGAGGCCGCGGCCCGCACCCAGGCCCGTCTGGACTCCGGCCGTCAGGCCCTCATCGGTGTCAACAAGTACCAGCTGGATGAGGACGAGCCCCTCGAGGTCCGCAAGGTCGACAACTCCCAGGTGCTGGCCGAGCAGAAGGCCAAGCTTGAGGCGCTGCGCGCCGAGCGCGACAGCGCGGCCTGCGCCAAGGCTCTGGAGGATCTCACCTGGGCCGCCGCCAACCCCGATCCGACCGACCCTGACCGCAACCTGCTGAAGATGTGCATCGACGCCGGTCGCGCCGGAGCGTCGCTCGGTGAGATGAGTGACGCGATGGAGAAGGTTTTCGGGCGCTACACCGCTCAGATCCATACAATCTCCGGTGTGTACAGCAAGGCAGCCGGATCCTCCGAGGCCACCTCGAAGGTCCAGGGAATGGTCAAGGAGTTCGAGGAGAAGGAGGGCCGCCGCCCCCGCATCCTCATCGCCAAGATGGGCCAGGACGGCCACGACCGCGGTCAGAAGGTCGTCGCGACGGCCTATGCCGACCTCGGCATGGACGTCGACGTCGGCCCGCTCTTCCAGACTCCCGAGGAGACTGCTCGGCAGGCTGTCGAGGGCGACGTCCACGTCGTCGGCGTCTCCTCCCTGGCGGCCGGGCACCTCACCCTGGTGCCCGAGCTGCGCGAGGAGCTGGCCAAGCTGGGTCGTTCCGACATCATGATCGTGGTCGGCGGCGTCATCCCGACCGGCGACTTCCAGGAACTCCGCGATGACGGCGCCGTGGCGATCTACCCGCCCGGCACCAACATCCCGGAGGCCGCGGTCGACCTCATGACCAAGCTGCTCGAGCACGTCGAGGACTGA
- a CDS encoding amino acid ABC transporter permease yields the protein MRTASNPVLRGVSWAYIFVFRGIPVYTQLVFWGLVSVLYPVIGLGVPFGPQFVDFDTSKLFTAGVAAVIGLGLNEGAYLAEIIRSGLESVDSGQSEAAKALGMKPSLILRRIIIPQAMRVIIPPLGNETIGMLKTTSLVLAVPFTLDLQFATNAIANRIYAPIPLLIVAAFWYLVMTSILMVGQHYLERYYGRGFTNSGSKRSKRQAAINAAGTSHIDPSLEVEQ from the coding sequence ATGCGCACGGCGTCCAACCCGGTCCTGCGTGGCGTCTCCTGGGCCTACATCTTCGTCTTCCGCGGGATCCCCGTCTACACCCAGCTGGTGTTCTGGGGCCTGGTCTCGGTGCTGTACCCGGTGATCGGTCTGGGCGTCCCCTTCGGGCCCCAGTTCGTCGACTTCGACACCTCGAAGCTCTTCACCGCCGGGGTCGCGGCGGTCATCGGCCTGGGGCTCAATGAGGGCGCCTACCTGGCCGAGATCATCCGCTCCGGGCTGGAGTCAGTCGACTCCGGCCAGTCGGAGGCCGCCAAGGCGCTGGGCATGAAGCCCTCCCTGATCCTGCGCCGGATCATCATCCCCCAGGCCATGCGGGTCATCATCCCGCCGCTGGGCAATGAGACCATCGGCATGCTGAAGACCACCTCCCTGGTGCTTGCGGTGCCCTTCACCCTGGACCTGCAGTTCGCCACCAATGCCATCGCCAATCGCATCTACGCGCCGATCCCGCTGCTCATCGTCGCGGCCTTCTGGTACCTGGTGATGACGAGCATCCTGATGGTGGGCCAGCACTACCTCGAGCGCTACTACGGACGCGGGTTCACCAACAGCGGCTCCAAGCGCTCCAAGCGGCAGGCGGCCATCAATGCGGCCGGCACCTCTCATATCGATCCGTCACTGGAGGTCGAGCAGTGA
- a CDS encoding permease prefix domain 1-containing protein, giving the protein MPESAVTGGIDSQIAQWRQMMAARPGVSADDADELTDHLEAQIGDLRAAGLAPDEALLIAVKRLGSQDAVSREYARVHSERLWRQLMPPSSAHRRPGGLLVALVLAAGCGLAVRLPYALLGEAASSEFYPRAAGLLVLPFLIAYFLIGHWRDDTGALRRGDRLGGAAGLLTLLGVLVAGAVPLALFPARPDGQTFWLTALHLPVSLGITTGIAYLGARWTDLSAWMDWVRFLGEAAVYYVLIALCGGVLTALIVGIFYAAGLPETAVTQIPGWVLPLGAGGAVPVCAWLVQHKKSVIENMAPVLTAVFTPLMSAALIAFLVVVVVAGDPVTVDRDVLIVFDAALIAVAAIVLFTVSARDAERRHVLDWMQLILIAAAICVDLVMLWAMAGRLGEWGASANKLAGLGCNVLLLTHLAGSAWHYCQILLGRAPRPAGASGLARWQCLALPVFGVWALLIALGFPPLFGWA; this is encoded by the coding sequence ATGCCCGAATCAGCGGTGACCGGCGGGATCGACTCCCAGATCGCCCAGTGGCGCCAGATGATGGCCGCGCGCCCCGGCGTCAGCGCCGATGACGCCGATGAGCTCACCGACCATCTGGAGGCCCAGATCGGTGATCTGCGGGCTGCCGGGCTGGCCCCGGACGAGGCCCTCCTCATCGCCGTCAAGCGTCTCGGCTCTCAGGACGCCGTCTCGCGGGAGTACGCCCGCGTCCACTCCGAGCGTCTGTGGCGACAGCTCATGCCCCCCTCCTCGGCTCATCGGCGCCCCGGCGGCCTTCTCGTGGCCCTGGTCCTGGCGGCGGGCTGCGGGCTGGCCGTCCGGTTGCCGTACGCCCTGCTGGGCGAGGCGGCGAGCAGCGAGTTCTACCCACGGGCCGCCGGCCTGCTCGTGCTGCCCTTCCTCATCGCGTACTTCCTCATCGGCCACTGGCGCGACGACACCGGCGCCCTTCGGCGCGGCGACCGCCTGGGCGGTGCGGCGGGTCTTCTCACACTCCTCGGCGTGCTCGTCGCGGGCGCCGTGCCCCTCGCCCTCTTCCCCGCGCGCCCGGACGGGCAGACCTTCTGGCTGACCGCGCTCCACCTGCCGGTCAGCCTGGGCATCACCACCGGGATCGCCTACCTCGGCGCACGCTGGACCGACCTGAGCGCCTGGATGGACTGGGTGCGCTTCCTCGGCGAGGCGGCCGTCTACTACGTGCTGATCGCCCTATGCGGAGGCGTATTGACGGCGCTGATCGTCGGGATCTTCTACGCCGCCGGCCTCCCGGAGACGGCCGTCACCCAGATACCCGGATGGGTCCTGCCACTGGGAGCCGGCGGGGCCGTACCGGTGTGCGCCTGGCTCGTCCAGCACAAGAAGTCCGTGATCGAGAACATGGCGCCCGTCCTCACCGCCGTCTTCACCCCTCTCATGAGCGCCGCCCTGATCGCGTTCCTCGTCGTGGTGGTCGTGGCCGGAGATCCGGTGACCGTCGACCGGGATGTCCTCATCGTCTTCGACGCCGCTCTCATCGCCGTGGCGGCGATCGTCCTGTTCACCGTCTCGGCCCGGGACGCCGAGCGTCGCCACGTTCTGGACTGGATGCAGCTGATACTCATCGCAGCTGCGATCTGCGTCGATCTCGTCATGCTCTGGGCGATGGCCGGACGGCTCGGCGAGTGGGGGGCCTCCGCCAACAAGCTCGCCGGGCTCGGCTGCAACGTCCTGCTACTGACCCACCTGGCCGGCTCGGCATGGCACTACTGCCAGATCCTCCTGGGCCGCGCGCCGCGCCCGGCGGGAGCCTCCGGCCTGGCTCGCTGGCAGTGCCTGGCACTGCCGGTCTTCGGCGTCTGGGCCCTCCTCATCGCGCTGGGGTTCCCGCCCCTGTTCGGCTGGGCCTGA
- a CDS encoding RNA-binding S4 domain-containing protein: MIRLGQFLKFANLVETGGRARELIAAGDVDVNGETETRRGRQLHPGDIVTVRSGDQQVTETVDLSGEIDVPW, translated from the coding sequence ATGATCCGGCTGGGCCAGTTCCTCAAGTTCGCCAACCTCGTCGAGACCGGGGGCCGGGCCCGCGAACTCATCGCGGCCGGCGACGTCGACGTCAACGGCGAGACCGAGACCCGGCGCGGCCGTCAGCTGCATCCTGGCGACATCGTCACCGTGCGCTCCGGCGATCAGCAGGTCACCGAGACCGTCGACCTCTCCGGTGAGATCGACGTCCCCTGGTGA
- the meaB gene encoding methylmalonyl Co-A mutase-associated GTPase MeaB has protein sequence MEACTAMKIDVPELVEKVLAGSRVHIARALTLVESSKPAHRELARELLRELAPHTGDAIRVGISGVPGAGKSTFINAMGTKLIDEYHYKIAVLAVDPSSSRTGGSILGDRTRMGDLANREEAFVRPSPSGGHLGGVARATREAMIIMEAAGYGVIIIETVGVGQSEVAVAGMVDTFLMLSVTGTGDQLQGIKKGILEIADVVAVNKADGDNAGNARVAARDLSIAMKLVSSDSEKRRVPVLTCSAYTGMGLDDVWKAVLDHRAYLEKDGSLVRRRVSQQREWLWNMVENEVLESLKTDARVQQAAERIEAGLGTEATNALDGASKILQIFAERVPELPWARGEMKARS, from the coding sequence ATGGAGGCATGCACAGCAATGAAGATCGACGTCCCCGAGCTCGTTGAGAAGGTTCTGGCAGGTAGCCGGGTGCATATCGCCCGGGCGCTGACCCTGGTGGAGTCCAGCAAACCCGCCCACCGCGAACTGGCCCGCGAGCTTCTGCGTGAACTGGCCCCGCACACCGGCGACGCCATCCGGGTCGGGATCTCCGGGGTGCCCGGCGCCGGGAAGTCGACCTTCATCAATGCCATGGGCACCAAGCTCATCGACGAGTACCACTACAAGATCGCGGTGCTGGCGGTCGATCCCTCATCCTCGAGGACCGGCGGCTCGATCCTGGGGGACCGCACCCGGATGGGGGATCTGGCCAACCGCGAGGAGGCCTTCGTCCGCCCCTCCCCATCGGGCGGCCACCTGGGCGGCGTCGCCCGGGCCACCCGCGAGGCCATGATCATCATGGAGGCCGCCGGCTACGGCGTCATCATCATCGAGACGGTCGGCGTGGGGCAGTCCGAGGTGGCGGTCGCCGGGATGGTCGACACCTTCCTCATGCTCTCGGTCACCGGCACCGGCGATCAGCTGCAGGGGATCAAGAAGGGCATTCTGGAGATCGCCGACGTCGTGGCGGTCAACAAGGCCGACGGGGACAACGCCGGCAACGCCCGGGTCGCGGCCCGCGACCTGTCCATCGCGATGAAGCTGGTCTCCTCGGACTCCGAGAAGCGCCGGGTGCCGGTGCTCACCTGCTCGGCCTACACCGGGATGGGGCTGGACGACGTCTGGAAGGCCGTCCTGGACCACCGCGCCTACCTGGAGAAGGACGGCTCGCTGGTGAGACGCCGCGTCTCTCAGCAGCGCGAATGGCTGTGGAACATGGTCGAGAACGAGGTGCTGGAGTCCCTGAAGACCGACGCGCGCGTCCAACAGGCCGCCGAGAGGATCGAGGCGGGGCTGGGCACCGAGGCCACCAACGCGCTGGACGGCGCCTCGAAGATCCTGCAGATCTTCGCCGAGCGGGTCCCCGAACTGCCGTGGGCCCGCGGCGAGATGAAGGCTCGTAGCTGA
- a CDS encoding ABC transporter substrate-binding protein encodes MKTRFSAALTAAVSALAISLAAAGCTNASEVEAGAGSSGSGSAKASAQPSVDLTSVAKDPKIAAMVPADIAKKGTLTNGAEGTYAPAEFIGVDGKTLVGFDMDIATAIGQVMGLKTTNQSSAFAQIIPAVGTKFDMGISGFTVTPDRLKQVNMVTYMADGWTYGAAKGNPKKVDAKDVCGTTIAVQTGTAQADDAKKSADTCAADGKAEVKILSYDQMTAASQAVIGGKADLMYADSIIVNYAAMQSGGALEQLGGKTNTDEKGVVLPKDDPQMAKAVQAALQKLIDDGTMKKIMSAWGAEGTMIKTAQINPGK; translated from the coding sequence ATGAAGACCCGTTTCTCAGCCGCTCTCACCGCAGCCGTGAGCGCCCTGGCGATCAGTCTGGCGGCGGCCGGCTGTACCAATGCCTCCGAGGTCGAGGCGGGTGCGGGATCATCCGGGTCCGGTTCGGCCAAGGCGAGCGCCCAGCCCAGCGTCGACCTGACGTCGGTCGCCAAGGACCCGAAGATCGCCGCCATGGTGCCCGCCGACATCGCCAAGAAGGGCACCCTCACCAATGGCGCCGAGGGCACCTACGCCCCGGCTGAGTTCATCGGCGTCGACGGCAAGACCCTGGTCGGCTTCGACATGGACATCGCCACCGCGATCGGCCAGGTGATGGGGTTGAAGACCACCAACCAGTCCTCGGCCTTCGCGCAGATCATCCCGGCCGTCGGCACCAAGTTCGACATGGGCATCTCCGGGTTCACGGTGACCCCCGACCGGCTCAAGCAGGTGAACATGGTGACCTACATGGCCGACGGCTGGACCTACGGTGCGGCCAAGGGCAACCCCAAGAAGGTGGACGCCAAGGACGTCTGCGGCACGACGATCGCCGTCCAGACGGGCACCGCCCAGGCCGACGACGCCAAGAAGAGCGCCGACACCTGCGCCGCCGACGGCAAGGCCGAGGTCAAGATCCTCTCCTACGACCAGATGACGGCGGCCAGCCAGGCGGTGATCGGCGGAAAGGCGGACCTCATGTACGCCGACTCGATCATCGTGAACTACGCTGCCATGCAGTCGGGCGGAGCGCTCGAACAGCTCGGTGGCAAGACCAACACCGATGAGAAGGGCGTCGTGCTGCCCAAGGATGATCCGCAGATGGCCAAGGCCGTCCAGGCCGCCCTGCAGAAGCTCATCGATGACGGCACGATGAAGAAGATCATGAGCGCATGGGGAGCCGAGGGAACGATGATCAAGACCGCGCAGATCAATCCGGGCAAGTGA
- a CDS encoding PadR family transcriptional regulator has product MQLPKDLVAASATPLILGVLSGGEDYGYSLLRRIAGASTGQLEWSEGMLYPLLHRLEGQGLISSRWGSSPEGRRRKYYAITPAGLSELDGRLRQWRVITETLEGLVAPGRAPRHAVPET; this is encoded by the coding sequence GTGCAACTCCCCAAGGATCTTGTCGCCGCCTCGGCCACCCCGCTCATCCTCGGCGTCCTGAGCGGCGGCGAGGACTACGGATACTCCCTGCTGCGGCGCATCGCCGGAGCCTCCACAGGTCAGCTCGAGTGGAGCGAGGGCATGCTCTACCCCTTGCTGCACCGCCTCGAGGGCCAAGGCCTCATCTCCTCGCGCTGGGGCTCCTCGCCGGAGGGCCGGCGCAGGAAGTACTACGCGATCACCCCTGCGGGCCTCAGCGAGCTGGACGGCCGCCTCCGCCAGTGGCGGGTCATCACCGAGACCCTCGAGGGTCTCGTCGCCCCCGGCCGGGCGCCCCGGCATGCCGTCCCGGAAACCTGA
- a CDS encoding amino acid ABC transporter ATP-binding protein yields the protein MVQISGLHKEFGALHILKGIDLQITSGEVCVLLGPSGSGKSTLLRCVNQLETFEAGQIRVGGERVGFAEQTLPDGRLARLTEKQIAAQRARVGMVFQRFNLFPHMTAQANVMEAPIHVAGVPVPQAKARAMELLERVGMADRATHYPSELSGGQQQRVAIARAMAMDPELMLFDEPTSALDPELVGEVLNVIKDLARSGMTMIVVTHELGFAKEVADQVVFMDDGIVVESGPPAEVIDHPSSPRLKDFLASVL from the coding sequence ATGGTCCAGATCTCCGGCCTCCACAAGGAGTTCGGCGCGCTGCACATCCTCAAGGGCATCGACCTGCAGATCACCAGCGGCGAGGTCTGCGTACTGCTGGGCCCGTCCGGCTCGGGAAAGTCCACCCTGCTGCGCTGCGTCAACCAGCTGGAGACCTTCGAGGCCGGCCAGATCCGGGTCGGCGGGGAACGGGTCGGCTTCGCCGAGCAGACCCTGCCCGACGGCCGGCTGGCCCGCCTCACCGAGAAGCAGATCGCAGCCCAGCGGGCCCGGGTGGGGATGGTCTTCCAGCGGTTCAACCTCTTCCCCCACATGACCGCTCAGGCCAATGTCATGGAGGCCCCGATCCACGTGGCCGGCGTGCCGGTGCCCCAGGCCAAGGCCCGCGCGATGGAGCTGTTGGAACGGGTCGGGATGGCCGACCGGGCCACCCACTACCCCTCGGAGCTGTCAGGCGGCCAGCAGCAGCGGGTGGCCATCGCCCGCGCGATGGCGATGGACCCCGAGCTCATGCTCTTCGACGAGCCCACCTCGGCCCTGGATCCCGAGCTGGTCGGCGAGGTGCTCAACGTCATCAAGGATCTGGCCCGCTCCGGCATGACGATGATCGTCGTCACCCATGAGCTCGGCTTCGCCAAGGAGGTGGCCGATCAGGTCGTCTTCATGGACGACGGCATCGTGGTGGAGTCCGGCCCCCCGGCCGAGGTGATCGACCACCCCAGCTCCCCGCGCCTCAAGGACTTCCTCGCCTCAGTGCTCTGA